The following proteins come from a genomic window of Methanosarcina sp. MTP4:
- a CDS encoding DUF4956 domain-containing protein: protein MLSDTNLIFVLGFFINFLFAFIIIRFVYFPRQSEHTYLFTFLAFNTVIYFIMGLFTSVELSIGAGFGLFALFSVLRYRTETVPIHEMTYLFLMVALPVLNSILISSGQYEELILTNVLITGVIWTLENGWGFTSRMRSKEIVYEKIDLVHPDKQEEMLADIRERTGLYVVRFEIGRIDYLHDTVDGRIFYLEEAE, encoded by the coding sequence ATGCTGAGCGATACAAACCTCATATTTGTCCTGGGTTTTTTCATCAATTTCCTGTTTGCGTTCATCATCATACGCTTCGTCTACTTCCCGCGGCAGAGTGAGCACACCTACCTCTTCACGTTCCTCGCCTTCAACACGGTGATCTACTTCATCATGGGGCTTTTCACCAGCGTGGAGCTCTCAATCGGGGCCGGGTTCGGGCTGTTTGCCCTTTTTTCTGTGCTGCGGTACAGAACAGAGACGGTCCCGATTCATGAGATGACATATCTCTTTCTCATGGTCGCTCTCCCTGTCCTGAACTCGATACTTATCAGTAGCGGCCAGTATGAGGAGCTGATTCTCACCAATGTGCTGATCACCGGAGTCATCTGGACCCTTGAGAATGGCTGGGGTTTTACCAGCCGGATGCGCAGCAAAGAGATTGTCTACGAAAAGATTGATCTGGTGCACCCGGATAAACAGGAAGAAATGCTCGCTGATATCCGGGAGAGAACCGGCCTCTATGTCGTACGGTTTGAGATTGGCAGGATCGATTATCTGCATGATACGGTGGATGGACGTATCTTCTATTTGGAAGAAGCAGAATAA
- a CDS encoding pyrimidine dimer DNA glycosylase/endonuclease V, translating into MRIWDIPPEKMCRQHLLGEHRELHALWSIITNNKKAYSNHPETLRWKGKLKALYLRHEALVEEMSQRGYKHHSPLDPTLATGKAVQDEFVYSYEEQVKTLRERGCDCRV; encoded by the coding sequence ATGAGAATCTGGGATATTCCCCCTGAGAAAATGTGCAGGCAGCACCTTCTAGGCGAACACCGGGAACTGCATGCCCTGTGGTCCATAATAACCAATAACAAAAAAGCATATTCCAACCACCCGGAGACGCTTCGCTGGAAGGGGAAATTAAAGGCCCTTTACCTGAGGCATGAAGCGCTGGTAGAAGAGATGTCGCAGAGGGGCTATAAACACCATTCCCCTCTGGACCCTACCCTGGCAACCGGAAAAGCTGTACAGGACGAGTTTGTATATTCTTATGAGGAGCAGGTCAAAACCCTGAGGGAAAGAGGATGTGACTGCAGGGTCTGA
- a CDS encoding polyphosphate polymerase domain-containing protein: MMKTSPTPLSSLPAELERFEKITLEELKNSDAQLLNRKERKFLMTRAQFSELLTGLSGSYRVLEIDHSRMSRYSTDYYDTDSFLTYLQHHNGKANRFKLRVRHYLSSGDSYLEIKEKRNTGNTMKRRIPVEGDTKLSEPAPEAFLSSAFPYDYRAFHPVLTTDYTRVTLVARDHPERITFDLDLSFQTDECEYSYPDVVVGEIKHNCPLRQSPAGALLHTLGIRSTSFSKYCTGISLTRTQVKHNRFKKNLLLLDKLSRGGTCIC; the protein is encoded by the coding sequence ATGATGAAGACATCCCCCACCCCTCTTTCTAGTCTCCCGGCAGAACTTGAACGGTTTGAAAAAATTACCCTTGAAGAACTAAAAAACTCAGATGCCCAACTCCTCAATAGAAAGGAGCGAAAATTCCTGATGACCCGGGCCCAGTTCTCAGAACTTCTTACCGGCCTTTCCGGGTCATACCGGGTGCTCGAGATTGACCATTCCAGAATGAGCAGGTATTCAACCGATTATTATGACACCGATTCATTCCTGACATATCTTCAGCACCACAACGGCAAAGCCAACCGCTTCAAACTGCGAGTCCGTCACTATCTCTCATCAGGGGACTCCTATCTTGAAATCAAAGAGAAACGAAACACCGGAAACACTATGAAGAGGCGTATCCCTGTAGAGGGCGATACCAAACTCTCAGAGCCGGCCCCGGAGGCATTCCTTTCGTCCGCATTTCCATATGACTACCGGGCGTTCCACCCGGTTCTTACGACCGATTACACGAGAGTCACCCTTGTTGCACGGGACCATCCCGAACGCATCACGTTTGATTTGGACCTCTCTTTCCAAACCGATGAATGCGAATATTCCTATCCGGATGTTGTTGTGGGAGAGATAAAACACAACTGCCCGCTGCGGCAGTCCCCTGCGGGTGCGTTACTGCATACTCTGGGAATCAGAAGTACCAGCTTTTCAAAATATTGCACCGGAATATCTCTTACCAGAACACAGGTGAAGCATAACCGTTTCAAGAAAAATCTGCTGCTCCTCGATAAACTCTCCAGAGGGGGCACCTGCATATGCTGA
- a CDS encoding LIM domain-containing protein → MTEEKADHVICGVCGCELEGEDSIEEDGKVLCEDCYIESHHKIKTCDPWAVRSKKMFREGAGLEGAEGLTDLQKAIYELIVSTGGVKREDLAKKFEISPQEAENQFALLRHCELVKGQKRSDGVYLVPFDSLNPENV, encoded by the coding sequence ATGACAGAAGAAAAAGCCGATCATGTCATTTGCGGGGTTTGCGGCTGTGAACTGGAAGGGGAAGACAGTATCGAAGAAGATGGTAAGGTTTTGTGTGAAGACTGCTACATAGAATCCCACCATAAAATCAAGACCTGTGATCCCTGGGCAGTGCGTTCCAAAAAGATGTTCAGGGAAGGAGCAGGGCTTGAAGGGGCGGAGGGTCTGACTGACCTGCAAAAAGCCATTTATGAACTCATCGTCTCCACAGGCGGGGTAAAACGTGAAGATCTTGCAAAAAAGTTTGAAATTTCTCCGCAGGAAGCCGAGAATCAGTTCGCTCTCCTGAGGCATTGTGAGCTTGTAAAGGGACAGAAAAGATCGGATGGAGTATACCTGGTACCTTTTGACAGCTTAAACCCGGAAAATGTTTGA
- a CDS encoding DUF378 domain-containing protein has translation MVEKTAIDWIALVLVIVGGLNWGLVGLFGFDLVAAIFGEMSTISRAVYSLVGLAALYTIYFATKK, from the coding sequence ATGGTAGAGAAAACTGCTATTGACTGGATTGCACTGGTGCTTGTCATCGTGGGGGGCTTGAATTGGGGCCTTGTTGGTCTCTTCGGGTTTGACCTGGTGGCAGCTATCTTCGGGGAAATGAGCACAATCTCCAGAGCCGTATATTCGCTTGTGGGGCTTGCGGCACTTTATACGATCTACTTTGCAACGAAAAAATGA
- a CDS encoding carboxymuconolactone decarboxylase family protein, which yields MSEKVDIDERMAALAEQIPEVMNALMGLHGEVAKDGALSAKTKETMMVGLSIALHCENCLRKHIQVAVSMGATREEIMEVVGATILMAGGPAVAYGSTIVLETLDELNV from the coding sequence ATGTCAGAAAAAGTTGATATAGACGAAAGAATGGCAGCTCTAGCTGAACAGATCCCGGAAGTAATGAACGCACTTATGGGACTTCATGGCGAAGTCGCCAAAGACGGGGCTCTCAGCGCCAAAACGAAAGAAACAATGATGGTTGGGCTTTCAATAGCCCTGCACTGTGAGAACTGCCTTAGGAAACACATTCAGGTAGCTGTAAGTATGGGCGCGACCCGTGAGGAAATCATGGAGGTTGTAGGCGCGACCATATTGATGGCTGGCGGGCCTGCCGTGGCTTATGGGTCTACGATTGTCCTTGAGACCCTTGACGAACTGAATGTCTGA
- a CDS encoding peroxiredoxin, translating to MAKTSLEAGQPAPEFCLSDQDGDKNCLEDLKGKWVVLYFYPRDNTQGCSLEAMDFSRLKGDFEAENAVILGVSRDSEESHRKFIEKKDISICLLSDTGIDIHKTYDVFHMKNFMGKEFMSTVRTTFLIDPEGRIARIWSNVKVKGHAEEVLSELRVLKGQ from the coding sequence ATGGCAAAGACATCTTTAGAGGCAGGCCAACCTGCCCCGGAGTTCTGCCTGTCCGATCAGGACGGGGACAAAAACTGTCTGGAAGACCTGAAAGGAAAATGGGTGGTCCTGTATTTTTACCCGAGGGATAACACTCAGGGGTGCAGCCTGGAAGCCATGGACTTCAGCAGGTTGAAAGGAGATTTCGAAGCCGAAAATGCCGTAATCCTGGGGGTCAGCAGGGACAGCGAGGAATCGCACCGGAAATTCATAGAGAAAAAAGACATCAGTATTTGCCTGCTCTCCGATACGGGAATTGACATTCACAAAACATATGATGTATTCCACATGAAAAACTTCATGGGAAAAGAATTCATGAGCACGGTCCGGACGACCTTCCTGATAGATCCCGAAGGCAGAATCGCCAGGATATGGAGCAACGTAAAAGTGAAGGGCCACGCCGAAGAAGTGCTTTCCGAACTCAGGGTTCTAAAAGGGCAGTGA